A window from Schistosoma haematobium chromosome 3, whole genome shotgun sequence encodes these proteins:
- the TMBIM1_1 gene encoding Protein lifeguard 3 (EggNog:ENOG410VE3F~COG:T) gives MAGSIGAFYGAEAALISVALTFALCICITLFAMQTRFDFTMCSGFLFVFSCVVMLTGIAIMIVYFVLGPNKILQGVYSGILTLLFGLYLAYDTQLIMGGREFELEPEEYIFGAMQLYVDVVFMFMAIAGIARAAS, from the exons ATGGCTGGTTCAATTGGTGCATTCTACGGAGCTGAAGCAGCTTTAATTTCTGTAGCACTGACATTTGCTCTATGCATCTGCATAACTCTGTTTGCAATGCAAACACGTTTTGATTTTACAATGTGCTCTggttttttatttgtatttagcTGTGTTGTTATGCTTACTGGGATTGCAATCATGATTGTATACTTTGTTCTGGGACCAAATAAG ATTCTACAGGGCGTTTATAGTGGTATCCTAACCCTATTATTTGGTTTG TATTTGGCTTACGATACACAACTAATAATGGGTGGAAGAGAATTTGAACTTGAACCAGAAGAGTATATATTTGGTGCAATGCAACTTTATGTGGATGTTGTATTCATGTTTATGGCTATAGCTGGTATTGCACGTGCAGCTTCGTGA